A window of Variovorax paradoxus EPS genomic DNA:
AGCGGTATTTCCTGTTCTAGATGCTGCGGGCCTCAGGGCGAGCGAGGTGCCATGTGGCCTCGGATCCAATTGGCGAAGCTGCTCTCGTTCATGGCGCTGGCGGCGACGTCGAGCATCACCAGCGTAGCCTCGGCCTGCGTCGCCACCAGTCGCTGGCCGTTCAGGGCAAGGAACAGACCAACGGACAGGAATGCCGCGCGCTTGTTGCCGTCGATGAACGGATGGTTCTTGGCCAGTCCCACGCCGTAAGCGGCCGCGAGGTCTGCCGCGTCGGGCGACTCGTAGCTCACGAGGTTGAGCGGACGCGCAAGCGCGGACAGCAGCATCGTTTCGTCGCGCAGGCCGGAAGCTCCACCATGCTCGGCGAGGCTTTCGTCATGCAACAGGATCAAGGTGCGCCTGTCGATCCAGCGCCAAGTGCTCATTTGGCGAGCTGGTGGAAGGTGTCGCGGAATTCGCGCATGAATTCGCGGCCAAGCTTCAGTTGTTCTTCGATCTCGGGGTCGTATGGCGTCAGGGTAACGCCGTTGGCGGCCTCGGTCAGGAACAGCGTGTCGCCCTTTTCTACCTTGAGCCGCGCCAGCACTTCCTTGGGAAGAATCACACCGACGGAGTTGCCGATCTGGGTCAATTTGAGTGCCGACATGAAGGCCTCCGAAGTTATAACAGACGTTATATTACCGACGTCTCACCGCTAAAAGCAAGTCACCATGCTCACCGCCAACAAACTCATGCCACAGGGCCGGGGCCTCGCGCCCGTGCTGCTCAAGCGCGCCGCCACCATCGAACTCGAATGGGACGTCCGCCAGAAAAGCCGCTTCGACGCCACCGACTCGCAGGGCCGGCAGATCGGCATCTTCCTCGCGCGCGGCACCGCGGTGCGTGGCGGCGATGTGCTGGTGGCCGAAGACGGTTCGCTGATCCGCGTCATCGCAGCACCGCAGCCCGTGCTGCGCAT
This region includes:
- a CDS encoding AbrB/MazE/SpoVT family DNA-binding domain-containing protein yields the protein MSALKLTQIGNSVGVILPKEVLARLKVEKGDTLFLTEAANGVTLTPYDPEIEEQLKLGREFMREFRDTFHQLAK
- a CDS encoding type II toxin-antitoxin system death-on-curing family toxin, whose translation is MSTWRWIDRRTLILLHDESLAEHGGASGLRDETMLLSALARPLNLVSYESPDAADLAAAYGVGLAKNHPFIDGNKRAAFLSVGLFLALNGQRLVATQAEATLVMLDVAASAMNESSFANWIRGHMAPRSP